In Streptomyces sp. NBC_01439, the following are encoded in one genomic region:
- a CDS encoding DUF4241 domain-containing protein yields MPLAAPDFARHFTPGYAFRDEEGDLGTLSVADGGELRLPTGRLVACDPMAYLGPDTRPPFHVEVAPGRYRLEAALVTWSPADEPLPQGSPRPDLAALRLVVNEAPTASWELALSGEQRLDDLGPGELYGYGVDAGVGAFHDASAGRDFADREATRELLRAPFLADGYRHPGPYVLTGPGGQQVAVFQSGWGDGTYPTWVGRDAAGRVTCFVTDFFVVPPQEGTSA; encoded by the coding sequence ATGCCCCTCGCCGCCCCCGACTTCGCCCGGCACTTCACGCCGGGCTACGCCTTCCGAGACGAGGAGGGAGACCTCGGGACCCTCTCGGTGGCCGACGGGGGCGAGCTGCGGCTGCCGACCGGCCGGCTGGTGGCCTGCGATCCGATGGCCTACCTGGGGCCGGACACCAGACCGCCGTTCCACGTCGAGGTGGCGCCCGGCCGCTACCGGCTGGAAGCGGCGCTCGTCACGTGGTCCCCGGCCGACGAGCCGCTGCCGCAGGGGTCCCCCCGCCCGGATCTCGCCGCCCTGCGGCTGGTGGTCAACGAGGCGCCGACGGCGTCCTGGGAGCTCGCGCTCAGCGGTGAGCAGCGCCTGGACGACCTGGGGCCGGGCGAGCTCTACGGCTACGGCGTGGACGCGGGCGTGGGGGCCTTCCACGACGCGTCAGCCGGGCGGGACTTCGCCGACCGCGAGGCCACCCGGGAGCTGCTGCGCGCCCCGTTCCTCGCGGACGGGTACCGGCACCCCGGCCCGTACGTGCTCACCGGCCCCGGGGGCCAACAGGTGGCGGTCTTCCAGTCCGGCTGGGGCGACGGGACGTACCCCACCTGGGTGGGGCGGGACGCGGCCGGCCGGGTCACCTGCTTCGTCACGGACTTCTTCGTCGTGCCCCCGCAGGAGGGCACTTCGGCATAG
- the gltX gene encoding glutamate--tRNA ligase, which yields MVNGPVRVRFCPSPTGNPHVGLVRTALFNWAFARHHGGTFVFRIEDTDAARDSEESYDQLLASLRWLGFTWDEGPEVGGPHAPYRQSERMDIYADVAKKLLDGGYAYHCYCSTEELDARRAAARAAGKPSGYDGHCRELTPVQVEAYQGEHRPAIVRFRMPDAPITFTDLVRGELTFTPDNVPDFGIVRANGAPLYTLVNPVDDALMEITHVLRGEDLLSSTPRQIALYAALIELGVAKSTPAFGHLPYVMGEGNKKLSKRDPEASLNLYRERGFLPEGLLNYLSLLGWSFSKDQDVFSIEEMVSKFDIDGVNANPARFDLKKAESINGDHIRLLDPKVFADRCAPWLQAPHANWAPEDFDAEAWERIAPYAQTRVGVLSEITANVDFLFLKEPVEDQASWDKAMKGEPAALLATARAGLESADWTDPESLKQAVLTAGEAHGLKLGKAQAPVRVAVTGRTVGLPLFESLEILGKERSLARIDAALAKLAG from the coding sequence GTGGTTAACGGACCTGTCCGCGTACGTTTCTGTCCCTCCCCGACCGGCAACCCCCACGTGGGCCTGGTTCGGACCGCACTCTTCAACTGGGCGTTCGCCCGCCACCACGGCGGCACGTTCGTCTTCCGCATCGAGGACACCGACGCGGCCCGTGACTCCGAGGAGTCCTACGACCAGCTGCTCGCCTCGCTGCGCTGGCTCGGTTTCACCTGGGACGAGGGCCCCGAGGTCGGCGGCCCGCACGCCCCGTACCGCCAGTCCGAGCGCATGGACATCTACGCGGACGTCGCGAAGAAGCTGCTCGACGGCGGCTACGCGTACCACTGCTACTGCTCCACCGAAGAGCTCGACGCCCGCCGCGCGGCCGCCCGCGCCGCCGGCAAGCCCTCCGGCTACGACGGCCACTGCCGCGAGCTCACCCCCGTGCAGGTCGAGGCGTACCAGGGCGAGCACCGCCCGGCGATCGTCCGCTTCCGGATGCCCGACGCGCCGATCACCTTCACCGACCTCGTCCGCGGCGAGCTGACCTTCACCCCGGACAACGTGCCGGACTTCGGCATCGTCCGGGCCAACGGCGCCCCGCTGTACACGCTGGTCAACCCGGTCGATGACGCGCTGATGGAGATCACGCACGTCCTGCGCGGCGAGGACCTGCTTTCCTCGACCCCCCGCCAGATCGCCCTCTACGCCGCACTGATCGAGCTGGGCGTCGCCAAGAGCACCCCCGCCTTCGGTCACCTGCCGTACGTGATGGGCGAGGGCAACAAGAAGCTCTCCAAGCGCGACCCCGAGGCTTCGCTCAACCTGTACCGCGAGCGCGGCTTCCTCCCCGAGGGCCTGCTGAACTACCTCTCGCTCCTCGGCTGGTCCTTCTCCAAGGACCAGGACGTCTTCTCGATCGAGGAGATGGTGTCGAAGTTCGACATCGACGGCGTGAACGCCAACCCGGCCCGCTTCGACCTGAAGAAGGCCGAGTCGATCAACGGCGACCACATCCGCCTGCTCGACCCGAAGGTCTTCGCGGACCGCTGCGCCCCGTGGCTGCAGGCCCCGCACGCCAACTGGGCCCCCGAGGACTTCGACGCCGAGGCCTGGGAGCGCATCGCGCCGTACGCCCAGACGCGCGTGGGCGTCCTGTCGGAGATCACCGCCAACGTCGACTTCCTGTTCCTCAAGGAGCCGGTCGAGGACCAGGCCTCGTGGGACAAGGCGATGAAGGGCGAGCCGGCCGCGCTGCTCGCCACGGCGCGCGCGGGCCTGGAGTCGGCGGACTGGACCGACCCCGAGTCCCTCAAGCAGGCCGTCCTGACCGCCGGCGAGGCCCACGGCCTCAAGCTCGGCAAGGCCCAGGCCCCGGTCCGCGTGGCCGTGACCGGCCGCACGGTCGGCCTGCCGCTCTTCGAGTCGCTGGAGATCCTGGGCAAGGAGCGCTCGCTGGCCCGCATCGACGCGGCCCTGGCCAAGCTCGCCGGCTGA
- a CDS encoding fumarylacetoacetate hydrolase family protein, with amino-acid sequence MRIARFSIDGNVAFGAVEGDGAPGDDSTLVLDIIKGIPFADFELSGTKVPMSKVRLLPPVLPNKVVAIGRNYAEHAAELGNAIFDDQGRPDAPITFFKPSTSVVGPGDPITYPSFSQDLHHEAELAVVIGRMCREVPKERVKDVILGYTCANDVTARDVQQREKQWARAKGFDSACPLGPWIETDLDPSDLTIQCTVNGEQRQLGRTSDMVRSIEDLIVHISEAMTLLPGDVILTGTPAGVGPLNVGDEVAVTIEGIGTLTNKVIKRG; translated from the coding sequence GTGCGCATCGCCAGGTTCTCGATCGACGGCAACGTCGCGTTCGGCGCGGTCGAGGGCGACGGCGCCCCCGGCGACGACTCCACGCTCGTGCTCGACATCATCAAGGGCATCCCCTTCGCGGACTTCGAGCTCTCGGGCACGAAGGTCCCGATGAGCAAGGTCCGGCTGCTGCCGCCCGTGCTCCCGAACAAGGTCGTGGCCATCGGCCGCAACTACGCGGAGCACGCGGCGGAGCTCGGCAACGCCATCTTTGACGATCAAGGCCGTCCCGACGCCCCGATCACCTTCTTCAAGCCCTCCACCTCGGTGGTCGGCCCGGGCGACCCGATCACGTACCCCTCCTTCTCCCAGGACCTCCACCACGAGGCGGAGCTCGCCGTGGTCATCGGCCGCATGTGCCGCGAGGTCCCGAAGGAGCGCGTCAAGGACGTCATCCTCGGCTACACCTGCGCCAACGACGTCACCGCGCGCGACGTCCAGCAGCGGGAGAAGCAGTGGGCCCGGGCCAAGGGCTTCGACAGTGCCTGCCCCCTCGGCCCCTGGATCGAGACCGACCTGGACCCGAGCGACCTGACCATCCAGTGCACGGTCAACGGCGAACAGCGCCAGCTCGGCCGTACCAGTGACATGGTCCGCTCCATCGAGGACCTGATCGTCCACATCTCCGAGGCCATGACCCTGCTGCCCGGCGACGTCATCCTCACGGGGACCCCGGCCGGAGTCGGCCCCCTCAACGTCGGCGACGAGGTCGCCGTCACCATCGAAGGCATCGGCACTCTCACCAACAAGGTGATCAAGCGTGGTTAA